A single region of the Methylocystis echinoides genome encodes:
- a CDS encoding FKBP-type peptidyl-prolyl cis-trans isomerase produces MPRTSFLSVPVAKALLAVLCGILVSFWTLGSSVAAARVETTLTGLQIVDNRVGAGPSPATGKKVIIHYTGWLYVNGTKGRKFDSSLDRGEPFAFIIGKGQVIKGWDEGIATMHAGGNRTLIVPPDLGYGATGLAGTVPPNAWLIFDVDLLGVK; encoded by the coding sequence ATGCCGCGAACCAGCTTCTTGAGCGTCCCTGTCGCGAAAGCTCTGCTCGCCGTTCTCTGCGGGATACTGGTGAGCTTCTGGACGCTCGGATCGTCTGTGGCGGCCGCGCGCGTCGAGACGACCCTTACCGGTCTGCAAATCGTCGATAATAGAGTTGGAGCAGGCCCATCACCTGCGACAGGTAAAAAGGTCATCATCCACTACACGGGCTGGCTTTACGTCAACGGCACAAAAGGTCGAAAGTTCGACAGCTCACTGGATCGTGGAGAGCCATTCGCCTTCATCATCGGCAAGGGCCAGGTTATCAAGGGTTGGGATGAAGGCATAGCAACGATGCATGCAGGCGGGAATCGGACGCTTATTGTCCCCCCTGACTTGGGGTATGGAGCAACCGGCCTTGCGGGGACAGTCCCGCCTAACGCATGGCTGATTTTCGATGTTGACTTGCTGGGGGTGAAGTAG